The following proteins are co-located in the Bradyrhizobium sp. AZCC 2176 genome:
- the phnK gene encoding phosphonate C-P lyase system protein PhnK, translating into MVELQNSMQDDEPLLVADHLGKAYGRLTACRDVSFALYPGEVLAIVGESGSGKSTLLQLLSAQLAPSAGRVSYRMRDGVLRDLAALGEAERRFLFRTDWGYVHQDPAQGLRMAVSAGANVGERLMAVGWNHYGRIRDTASSWLERVEIDTARIDDAPRTYSGGMRQRLQIARNLVTEPRLVFMDEPTGGLDVSVQARLLDLMRNLVSELGLAAIVVTHDLAVARLLSHRVMVMKGGRVIETGLTDQVLDDPREPYTQLLVSSILPA; encoded by the coding sequence ATGGTTGAACTGCAAAACTCCATGCAGGACGATGAGCCGCTTCTGGTCGCAGACCACCTCGGCAAGGCCTACGGCCGGTTGACCGCCTGCCGCGATGTGTCCTTTGCGCTCTACCCCGGCGAAGTGCTGGCGATCGTCGGTGAGTCCGGGTCGGGCAAGTCGACACTGCTGCAACTGTTGTCCGCGCAGCTCGCGCCGAGTGCCGGGCGTGTGTCGTACCGGATGCGGGACGGCGTGTTGCGCGATCTGGCCGCGTTAGGCGAGGCCGAGCGCCGCTTCCTGTTCCGCACCGACTGGGGCTACGTCCATCAGGACCCTGCGCAGGGGCTGCGGATGGCGGTTTCGGCCGGCGCCAATGTCGGCGAACGGCTGATGGCGGTGGGCTGGAATCACTACGGCCGCATCCGCGATACTGCCTCGTCCTGGCTGGAGCGGGTCGAGATCGATACTGCGCGCATCGACGATGCGCCGCGGACCTATTCCGGCGGCATGCGGCAACGGCTGCAGATTGCGCGCAATCTGGTGACCGAACCGCGCCTGGTGTTCATGGACGAGCCGACCGGCGGGCTCGACGTATCGGTGCAGGCGCGGCTGCTCGATCTGATGCGCAACCTCGTTAGCGAACTCGGCCTTGCCGCCATCGTCGTCACCCATGACCTCGCTGTGGCGCGGCTGCTGTCACATCGTGTGATGGTGATGAAGGGCGGTCGGGTCATCGAAACCGGTCTGACCGACCAGGTGCTCGACGATCCTCGTGAGCCCTACACCCAGCTGCTCGTTTCCTCCATTCTGCCGGCATGA
- the phnL gene encoding phosphonate C-P lyase system protein PhnL, translated as MTAMIDITNAEKTFTMHLQGGVELPVVRGVSLHVEPGECAVLSGPSGAGKSSILKMIFGNYRCDGGRIGIRHCGEVIDLATAEPRQVLSVRRSSIGYVSQFLRAVPRVATIDVVAEPLIANGTARAEARGKAGALLRCLNIPERLWALPPSTFSGGEQQRVNIARGFISDFPILLLDEPTASLDAANRAVVVELIGQKKRQGVAMVAIVHDDEIRHLIADRIVDVTSFAAAA; from the coding sequence ATGACAGCGATGATCGACATCACCAACGCCGAAAAGACCTTCACTATGCATCTGCAGGGCGGCGTCGAGCTGCCCGTGGTGCGCGGCGTCTCGTTGCATGTCGAGCCGGGTGAATGCGCGGTGCTGTCGGGTCCTTCAGGCGCCGGCAAATCCTCGATCCTGAAAATGATCTTCGGCAATTACCGCTGCGATGGCGGACGGATCGGAATCCGGCATTGCGGCGAAGTGATCGATCTTGCCACGGCCGAACCACGGCAGGTGCTGAGCGTGCGCCGCTCCTCCATCGGATATGTCAGCCAGTTCCTGCGTGCGGTGCCGCGGGTCGCCACCATCGACGTGGTGGCGGAGCCCTTGATCGCGAACGGAACGGCGCGCGCGGAAGCCCGCGGGAAAGCAGGCGCGCTGCTGCGCTGCCTCAACATTCCCGAGCGGTTGTGGGCGCTGCCGCCATCGACGTTCTCCGGCGGCGAACAGCAGCGGGTCAACATTGCGCGCGGGTTCATTTCCGATTTTCCGATTCTGTTGCTGGACGAACCCACCGCCTCGCTCGACGCGGCCAATCGCGCCGTCGTCGTTGAACTGATCGGACAAAAGAAGCGCCAGGGCGTCGCGATGGTGGCGATCGTCCATGACGATGAAATTCGCCATCTGATCGCCGACCGAATCGTCGACGTGACGTCATTTGCCGCCGCCGCTTGA
- a CDS encoding alpha-D-ribose 1-methylphosphonate 5-triphosphate diphosphatase, which translates to MTRQETILGNARIVLADRVIECGWVAFADGRIAEYGEGSGPVGSEDAGGDLIMPGLIELHTDHLEMHYVPRPKVFWDPIAAVVSYDGQLATSGITTVLDSLRVWREDGAEEVDGRAGVLADAITAAREASLLRAEHFLHLRCEIPMPSVVEEAKELIDRPDVRLMSLMDHTPGQRQFRDEVKLRDYYRGKGGGKTDAELDALFEKRFHYQKTYAASNMREIVALAHRYEIPLASHDDTTEENVADAIQDRVSVAEFPTTMEAARGLHQAGIGILMGAPNVVRGGSHSGNIAAVDLAREGLLDILSSDYIPSSLLMAALQLPQHVAAIDLASAVRTVTKTPAEAVGLADRGEIAAGKRADLIRVHVARDIPVVRSVWREGRRVA; encoded by the coding sequence ATGACAAGGCAAGAGACCATCCTCGGTAACGCCCGCATCGTGCTGGCCGATCGTGTGATTGAGTGCGGCTGGGTCGCTTTCGCCGATGGCCGCATCGCCGAATACGGCGAGGGCAGTGGGCCGGTAGGCAGCGAGGACGCCGGCGGCGACCTGATCATGCCCGGCCTAATCGAACTGCACACCGACCATCTGGAAATGCATTATGTGCCGCGCCCGAAAGTATTCTGGGATCCGATCGCCGCGGTGGTCTCCTACGACGGACAGTTGGCTACCTCCGGCATCACCACGGTTCTGGATTCACTCCGCGTATGGCGCGAGGATGGCGCCGAGGAGGTCGACGGACGAGCAGGCGTGCTCGCGGACGCGATCACGGCGGCGCGTGAGGCGAGCCTGCTGCGCGCTGAGCATTTTCTGCATCTGCGCTGCGAAATCCCGATGCCGAGCGTCGTCGAGGAAGCCAAGGAATTGATCGACCGGCCGGACGTGCGTCTGATGTCGCTGATGGACCACACGCCGGGCCAGCGCCAGTTCCGTGACGAGGTCAAGCTCCGCGATTATTACCGCGGCAAGGGGGGCGGCAAGACTGATGCTGAGCTCGACGCACTGTTCGAGAAGCGCTTCCACTATCAGAAGACGTATGCCGCGAGCAACATGCGCGAAATCGTGGCGCTTGCGCATCGGTATGAAATCCCGCTCGCCAGCCACGATGACACGACCGAGGAAAATGTCGCCGACGCGATCCAGGACCGGGTTTCGGTGGCGGAATTCCCGACCACGATGGAAGCCGCGCGGGGCCTGCACCAGGCCGGGATCGGCATCCTGATGGGGGCACCGAACGTGGTCCGCGGCGGTTCGCATTCCGGCAACATTGCCGCCGTCGATCTCGCCCGCGAGGGACTTCTGGATATCCTGTCGTCCGATTACATCCCCTCGAGCCTGTTGATGGCCGCGCTGCAATTGCCGCAGCACGTTGCGGCGATCGATCTGGCCTCCGCCGTTCGCACCGTCACCAAGACACCGGCCGAAGCCGTGGGCCTTGCCGACCGTGGCGAGATTGCAGCCGGCAAGCGGGCCGATCTGATCCGGGTGCATGTTGCCCGCGACATTCCGGTGGTGCGCAGCGTCTGGCGGGAAGGGCGGCGGGTCGCATGA
- the phnN gene encoding phosphonate metabolism protein/1,5-bisphosphokinase (PRPP-forming) PhnN has translation MTETLTTTTADQTAAIGPGRLVLVVGPSGAGKDTLLGLAKAACADDGNVVFPRRVITREASAAEENEEVSIGTFRAALTRGEYAMHWEAHGHCYALSRAIDDEIRSGRTIVANVSRTVVGAMRSAYADVVVVSITAPPNVLAERIAMRARGSDGMVENRLRRTVEDASAAPDVTIVNVSSAEYHARQLVRVIKGEKWDD, from the coding sequence ATGACGGAGACGCTGACAACCACAACCGCAGATCAGACCGCTGCAATCGGACCGGGCCGGTTGGTGCTCGTGGTCGGTCCGAGCGGAGCCGGCAAGGATACGCTGCTCGGCCTTGCCAAGGCAGCCTGTGCCGATGATGGCAACGTCGTGTTTCCGCGCCGCGTGATTACGCGTGAAGCCTCGGCAGCGGAGGAAAACGAGGAGGTCAGCATCGGCACGTTTCGGGCGGCGTTGACGCGTGGCGAATATGCCATGCATTGGGAAGCCCACGGCCACTGCTACGCGCTGTCGCGCGCGATCGATGACGAAATCCGTTCTGGGCGAACCATCGTCGCCAACGTATCGCGTACGGTCGTTGGCGCGATGCGCAGCGCCTATGCCGACGTGGTGGTGGTTTCAATCACGGCGCCGCCAAACGTTCTGGCTGAACGGATTGCGATGCGCGCACGAGGCAGCGACGGCATGGTCGAAAACCGCCTGCGCCGCACGGTCGAGGACGCCTCCGCTGCGCCTGATGTCACCATCGTCAACGTCAGCAGCGCCGAATACCATGCCCGCCAACTCGTCCGCGTCATCAAGGGCGAGAAATGGGACGATTAG
- a CDS encoding pyridoxamine 5'-phosphate oxidase family protein has product MTVVATIEQLEAIYGFPNDASTVKVADRITPAYRALMDKSPFAALATCGPEGLDCSPRGDLPGFVRIQDEKTLMMPDRRGNNRCDSLRNIVRDPRVALLFLIPGSGSTLRINGRADVSVDPELLASFKMEGKAPRTVVVMTVEEVYFQCARAIVRSDLWNPDKRVDPRSLPTPGQILAEMSGNAVGGEKYDREWPERARQTMW; this is encoded by the coding sequence ATGACCGTTGTCGCGACCATCGAGCAGCTCGAGGCCATCTACGGCTTTCCCAACGATGCCTCGACGGTGAAGGTCGCGGACAGGATCACGCCGGCCTATCGGGCCTTGATGGACAAGTCGCCGTTCGCGGCGCTGGCGACCTGCGGGCCGGAGGGACTGGATTGCTCGCCGCGTGGCGACCTGCCGGGCTTCGTGCGCATCCAGGATGAGAAGACGCTGATGATGCCGGATCGCCGCGGCAACAACCGCTGCGACTCGCTGCGCAATATCGTGCGCGATCCCCGGGTGGCGTTGTTGTTTCTCATCCCGGGTTCGGGCAGCACGCTGCGCATCAACGGCCGAGCGGATGTCTCGGTCGATCCGGAACTGCTCGCGTCATTCAAGATGGAGGGCAAGGCGCCGCGCACCGTCGTCGTCATGACGGTCGAGGAGGTCTACTTCCAGTGCGCCCGCGCCATCGTGCGCTCCGATCTCTGGAATCCCGATAAACGCGTTGATCCCCGGAGCTTGCCGACGCCCGGCCAGATTCTTGCCGAGATGAGCGGCAACGCCGTCGGCGGCGAGAAATACGACCGCGAATGGCCGGAGCGCGCGCGGCAGACAATGTGGTGA
- a CDS encoding LysR family transcriptional regulator codes for MDLRRLRYFVAVAEERSVGRAAVRLRMAQPPLSVQIRKLESEVGTPLFRRAARGMELTAAGRALLSRAREALALAAEGFEAARAVAAGRRGRLSVGYMFALAHAVLPKLVPELRRALPKVDLEFIELSASTREARLLDHSVTVALCMPAIRHSEIEVSTIGKQRLMLAMPAGSQLARSAAVPVRKLQGRPLISLPGPAEDPAASVVTSLLRRHQVSMPVANRVETVHSALSLVLAGEGIAILPACTQLGCPTGVVFRPFLDADDAIDVAVCWHRDSPNPLVRNFLKCAEKVIRHA; via the coding sequence ATGGACCTCCGGCGCCTCCGCTATTTCGTTGCCGTCGCAGAAGAACGCAGCGTTGGCCGGGCGGCCGTACGCCTGCGTATGGCGCAGCCGCCGCTGTCGGTCCAGATCCGCAAACTGGAATCGGAAGTAGGAACCCCGCTGTTTCGCCGGGCCGCGCGGGGCATGGAGCTGACGGCGGCCGGTCGCGCCTTGCTGTCGCGCGCGCGCGAGGCGCTGGCCCTGGCGGCTGAGGGCTTCGAGGCAGCCCGCGCGGTGGCGGCGGGACGCCGGGGAAGATTGTCGGTCGGTTACATGTTCGCGCTTGCCCACGCCGTGCTGCCGAAGCTCGTGCCGGAACTTCGAAGGGCCCTACCCAAGGTCGATCTGGAGTTCATCGAACTGAGCGCATCGACGCGCGAGGCTCGGCTGCTGGATCACAGCGTGACTGTCGCGCTATGCATGCCCGCCATTCGCCACAGCGAGATCGAGGTCTCCACGATCGGAAAGCAGCGATTGATGCTGGCGATGCCGGCCGGTTCGCAACTGGCGCGCTCGGCGGCCGTGCCGGTGAGAAAGCTGCAGGGCCGCCCGCTGATAAGTTTGCCCGGACCTGCCGAGGATCCGGCGGCCTCCGTTGTGACGTCGCTGCTTCGGCGGCATCAAGTCAGCATGCCGGTCGCGAACCGGGTCGAGACGGTGCACTCGGCGCTCAGCCTCGTCCTTGCCGGAGAGGGCATAGCGATCCTTCCCGCCTGCACCCAGCTTGGATGCCCGACCGGCGTCGTGTTCAGGCCGTTCCTCGACGCCGACGATGCCATCGACGTCGCGGTTTGCTGGCACCGGGATTCTCCCAATCCGCTGGTCCGGAATTTTCTCAAATGCGCGGAAAAGGTGATCCGCCACGCCTGA
- a CDS encoding amidase: MSDELCFLSATELRARIVRRDVSPLEIARAVLARAERMQPELNCFITLCGDEAMIEARNAEREIMAGGRLGLLHGIPFTVKDIVNTKGVRTTFGAIPYKDNVPDHDAVAVARMRAEGAILVGKTTTPEFGTKCLTDSPLFGRTRNAWSGTRSSGGSSGGAAVAVASGIAPLAIATDGGGSTRIPAACNGVVGLKQSSGVIPHSQVQDAFGNQTYVTPMTRTVADTALMMQTMSGEDASDPWSIGFPQWNFVEGSAPNGDLRGRKIAFCLAPHGRPVAADVVAAFRVALARLEALGAEVEEIQGDGFEVEPIWRAINHTAWRARFEKLAADHGDVLSETFMKQLALATKVSGVDYQRAMFDRTALFRRIQTLLLRVDILAMPTITRTALPINQDLFGTIDIDGQVFSDVRPSWFPWTMPFNMTGHPAVSLPCGFGADGLPIGIQLVGKFRGDIELLRVSALFEASQDLLGRWPSLAS; encoded by the coding sequence ATGAGCGACGAACTGTGCTTTCTGTCCGCGACTGAACTCCGCGCGCGGATCGTCCGCAGGGATGTTTCACCGCTCGAAATTGCGCGTGCCGTTCTTGCGCGTGCCGAGCGAATGCAGCCCGAGTTGAACTGCTTCATCACGCTGTGCGGTGATGAGGCCATGATCGAGGCGAGGAATGCGGAGCGTGAGATCATGGCCGGGGGACGGCTCGGCCTTCTTCACGGCATTCCGTTCACCGTGAAGGATATTGTCAACACCAAGGGGGTGCGAACGACCTTCGGAGCGATCCCCTACAAGGACAACGTCCCTGACCATGATGCGGTCGCCGTGGCCCGAATGCGGGCAGAGGGGGCCATTCTCGTGGGCAAGACCACGACGCCGGAGTTCGGCACCAAGTGCCTGACGGACTCGCCGTTGTTCGGCCGCACGCGGAATGCCTGGAGCGGTACGCGCTCCAGTGGTGGTTCAAGCGGGGGAGCGGCGGTCGCGGTTGCCAGCGGCATTGCGCCTCTTGCGATCGCGACGGATGGCGGCGGCTCGACACGGATTCCGGCAGCCTGCAACGGCGTCGTCGGGCTGAAGCAAAGTAGCGGCGTTATTCCCCACAGTCAGGTGCAGGATGCGTTCGGCAACCAGACCTATGTGACGCCTATGACGCGCACCGTGGCGGACACTGCACTGATGATGCAGACGATGTCGGGAGAAGACGCTTCTGATCCGTGGTCGATCGGATTCCCGCAGTGGAATTTTGTCGAGGGATCGGCTCCAAATGGCGATCTGCGCGGGCGCAAGATTGCATTCTGCCTCGCGCCGCACGGCCGGCCGGTTGCGGCCGATGTCGTCGCTGCATTCAGGGTCGCGCTTGCCAGGCTGGAGGCCCTCGGGGCCGAGGTCGAGGAAATACAGGGCGATGGATTCGAGGTGGAGCCGATCTGGCGCGCCATCAATCACACCGCGTGGCGCGCGCGGTTCGAGAAGCTTGCGGCCGATCATGGCGACGTGCTGAGCGAGACCTTCATGAAGCAACTGGCGCTTGCCACGAAGGTCAGCGGTGTTGACTATCAGCGGGCGATGTTTGACCGTACGGCCCTGTTCCGGCGGATCCAGACCTTGTTGCTGAGGGTCGATATTCTCGCAATGCCAACCATCACCCGAACCGCACTTCCGATCAATCAGGACCTATTTGGCACGATAGACATCGACGGGCAGGTATTCAGCGACGTGCGGCCGAGCTGGTTTCCCTGGACAATGCCGTTCAACATGACCGGTCATCCGGCGGTCAGTCTGCCTTGCGGCTTTGGCGCGGACGGCCTGCCGATCGGCATTCAGCTCGTCGGCAAATTCCGCGGAGACATCGAGTTGCTGCGTGTCAGCGCGCTGTTTGAGGCTTCGCAAGATCTTCTCGGCCGGTGGCCGAGCCTGGCCAGCTAA
- the pqqA gene encoding pyrroloquinoline quinone precursor peptide PqqA: MSWKTPKIVEVPVGMEINMYACAARQ, translated from the coding sequence ATGAGTTGGAAAACTCCGAAGATTGTGGAAGTGCCGGTGGGCATGGAAATCAACATGTACGCCTGCGCGGCGCGTCAATAG